The following coding sequences lie in one Silene latifolia isolate original U9 population chromosome 5, ASM4854445v1, whole genome shotgun sequence genomic window:
- the LOC141657079 gene encoding F-box/LRR-repeat protein At4g14103-like, translated as YSHLPFKIPIPIQVNCRDIQESQVTESCRKRKLHVAQDIDDGKDVISSLPNCVLSHILSFLPTKDAVGSCILSRRWQDLWTGLPNIDFDDRQVYCRSMNLSEKPISFFDLAPFHNFVERVLIHRDVTYITRFRLSCRVWCETRVSSWISSAIRRNVKELELFLELHNPFHLPPRVFNCSSLRTLKICMECTLKLPNNVFLPNLRTLYLGAVGFSDEESVNKLFSGCPALEELKLIDCSWEKLESITISIPSLKSLRIDELFYMLSVNKRNDCIIKLELPNLVSFEFLGGLFNGIVIENQLSQLTHATVFILERPWCNFNTTLPPDVFNLFTRLKHATVLRVSSSTIKTLFVAEGFLGQLPLFQKLTRLELNVCIEDVSPEVLLKFLVGFPCLEILVFHEGAVSDQLELQHDVCSIISQPSCYLPKLKMVNLCFIHGGSVGQMYVLKNVVDIAPALQKVSIFCCSKMGSIEKDEIARKVQMLLDVCKGNFTVLFS; from the exons GTAACAGAGAGTTGCAGGAAACGGAAACTTCACGTGGCGCAAGATATTGATGACGGTAAAGATGTTATCAGTAGTTTGCCCAACTGCGTGCTAAGTCATATTCTGTCTTTCCTTCCCACTAAAGATGCAGTCGGCTCCTGCATCTTATCTCGCAGATGGCAGGATCTTTGGACTGGCCTTCCCAATATCGATTTTGATGACAGACAGGTGTATTGCAGAAGTATGAATCTCAGTGAAAAACCGATCAGCTTCTTTGACCTTGCTCCATTTCATAACTTTGTTGAACGAGTTCTTATCCACCGTGATGTAACATACATCACTAGGTTTCGACTCTCTTGTCGTGTGTGGTGTGAAACCCGTGTCAGTTCATGGATTTCTTCTGCAATTAGGCGGAATGTGAAAGAACTTGAACTCTTTCTGGAATTACACAATCCGTTTCATTTGCCTCCTCGTGTCTTTAATTGCTCATCATTACGGACTCTGAAGATATGCATGGAGTGCACTCTAAAGCTTCCTAATAATGTCTTCCTGCCGAACCTCAGGACCTTATACCTTGGCGCTGTTGGATTTTCTGATGAAGAATCCGTAAATAAGTTGTTTTCTGGTTGCCCTGCCCTGGAAGAATTGAAATTGATAGACTGCAGTTGGGAGAAACTAGAAAGTATTACAATCTCAATTCCCAGTCTTAAGAGTTTGAGGATCGACGAGCTGTTCTATATGTTGTCCGTGAATAAAAGAAATGATTGCATCATCAAACTGGAATTACCAAATCTCGTGTCTTTCGAATTCCTTGGGGGTTTATTTAATGGGATTGTTATAGAGAACCAATTGTCTCAGCTTACTCATGCAACTGTCTTCATTCTCGAGAGACCCTGGTGCAATTTTAATACAACACTGCCACCTGATGTATTTAATTTATTCACCAGGCTTAAACACGCTACTGTTCTCAGAGTTTCTAGTAGCACCATCAAG ACTCTTTTTGTTGCGGAGGGATTCCTGGGACAGCTTCCTTTATTTCAGAAGCTGACTCGCTTGGAGTTAAACGTATGCATTGAAGACGTTTCTCCTGAAGTTCTATTGAAATTTCTCGTGGGCTTCCCATGCCTAGAAATTTTGGTGTTTCATGAG GGAGCTGTCTCTGATCAGCTAGAACTTCAGCATGATGTTTGCAGCATAATTTCCCAACCAAGTTGTTATTTGCCGAAGTTGAAGATGGTTAATCTTTGTTTTATTCATGGTGGAAGCGTGGGGCAGATGTATGTTCTCAAGAATGTAGTGGATATTGCGCCAGCATTGCAGAAAGTCTCTATTTTCTGTTGTTCGAAAATGGGTTCAATCGAAAAGGATGAGATAGCTCGGAAGGTGCAAATGCTGCTTGATGTCTGCAAAGGGAACTTCACTGTGCTGTTTTCGTAA
- the LOC141655086 gene encoding uncharacterized protein LOC141655086, with protein MDPALKEAAKMGDVKFLKEAFSIQPSEYSLTQTPKDEGQRLGGNIFHLAAWNNRVEFVGEAANIDGKGFSILHQWAEKGDVGPCKLLLEGDGVGDARAKIFKECIFRKENQGFDTPLHIAARKKDSELAQIWIHGYQQQIPSIDPSSCKICNNKGESPFFLAVRSGCALAVDEIMKIEEPRFHMLLRNDGTTVIHSLSSCPEETGRTILEKYWWVINSRDNQGKTALDYAKQANVLWPVSLLTNPSLIQKEEFDWIEACKREETLAVLAFVDNCQDLQRAYREENDTPLHHVILVATHKDYFNFLKIPSIAELKNTTDHDGATPLHRALERKDMLLAKILLLDGGVERTIADHNGGTSMDLLAELCKDNDDWPIPIYISFAAGFTLPGGIDSSGEAVLAKKTAFLLVFLLADVYAMCTSMLVLFCLIWSMVSEPDMARLLVDHSVFILMQSLYGTLLAFMTGVYTVIAYRSLWAAILIFVMCAIIEISANRTILHSVIAKLVPAASREKVSDQMCLLEEGRLMLRQVKRIDKSITS; from the exons ATGGATCCAGCGTTGAAGGAAGCGGCTAAGATGGGAGATGTGAAGTTCTTGAAGGAAGCATTTTCCATACAACCTTCGGAGTACTCCTTGACTCAAACCCCAAAAGACGAAGGCCAAAGACTTGGAGGGAATATTTTCCATCTAGCTGCATGGAACAACAGAGTCGAGTTTGTCGGGGAAGCTGCAAAT ATTGATGGCAAAGGATTCTCAATTCTTCATCAATGGGCAGAGAAAGGGGACGTAGGGCCGTGTAAGCTACTTTTGGAGGGAGATGGTGTTGGTGACGCGAGGGCCAAAATCTTTAAGGAATGTATTTTTCGGAAAGAAAACCAGGGGTTTGACACTCCATTGCACATAGCTGCAAGGAAGAAGGATTCCGAGCTAGCGCAAATTTGGATACATGGTTATCAGCAACAA ATCCCGTCAATAGATCCATCCTCTTGTAAAATTTGCAACAACAAGGGCGAAAGTCCTTTCTTTCTTGCTGTCCGATCTGGTTGTGCATTAGCTGTGGATGAGATCATGAAAATTGAGGAGCCTCGTTTCCACATGCTCCTTCGCAACGATGGAACTACTGTGATTCACAGTTTATCCTCCTGTCCAG AGGAAACTGGCAGGACGATTCTTGAGAAATATTGGTGGGTAATCAACTCGCGTGATAATCAAGGAAAGACAGCCCTTGACTATGCCAAACAAGCAAATGTTCTATGGCCAGTAAGTTTATTGACCAACCCGTCTCTCATACAAAAAGAAGAATTTGATTGGATTGAAGCTTGTAAAAGAGAAGAGACTCTTGCTGTTCTTGCCTTTGTTGATAATTGCCAAGACTTACAAAGGGCTTACCGCGAAGAAAATGACACTCCCCTGCACCATGTAATACTAGTAGCCACTCACAAAGATTACTTTAATTTCCTTAAAATTCCATCGATCGCAGAACTTAAAAACACAACTGATCATGATGGTGCAACACCATTGCACCGTGCACTAGAGAGAAAGGATATGCTTCTTGCAAAGATACTACTCCTTGATGGTGGTGTCGAGCGAACCATTGCAGATCATAATGGCGGAACCAGCATGGACTTACTTGCCGAGCTTTGCAAGGACAATGACGACTGG CCAATACCGATTTACATTTCATTCGCAGCAGGATTCACCCTTCCTGGTGGCATTGATAGCAGTGGGGAAGCTGTTCTGGCTAAGAAAACAGCATTCTTATTAGTATTTTTACTTGCGGATGTATATGCAATGTGTACTTCCATGTTGGTCCTCTTCTGCTTGATATGGTCTATGGTTTCTGAACCTGATATGGCGCGATTGTTGGTAGACCATAGTGTGTTCATACTAATGCAGTCCTTATATGGCACCTTGTTAGCATTTATGACCGGCGTCTACACTGTAATAGCATACAGATCCTTATGGGCAGCCATACTTATCTTTGTCATGTGTGCAATCATTGAAATCTCAGCAAATCGGACCATTTTGCATAGTGTAATTGCGAAGTTAGTTCCTGCTGCAAGCAGAGAAAAAGTTTCAGATCAAATGTGCCTGCTGGAAGAG GGAAGACTAATGCTTCGTCAAGTGAAAAGAATAGATAAAAGTATAACCTCGTAA